One Melanotaenia boesemani isolate fMelBoe1 chromosome 8, fMelBoe1.pri, whole genome shotgun sequence DNA segment encodes these proteins:
- the gng12a gene encoding guanine nucleotide-binding protein G(I)/G(S)/G(O) subunit gamma-12a, giving the protein MSSKLHSSNNIALARRTVQQLRIEASIERIKVSKASADLMNFCSEHARNDPLLMGIPASDNPFKEKKPCTIL; this is encoded by the exons ATGTCGTCAAAGCTTCACAGCTCCAACAACATAGCCCTCGCCCGGCGAACGGTGCAGCAGCTGAGAATAGAGGCGAGCATTGAGAGGATAAAG GTATCCAAAGCCTCTGCAGACCTCATGAACTTCTGCAGTGAACATGCCAGAAACGATCCTCTCCTTATGGGCATTCCTGCTTCAGACAATCCcttcaaggaaaaaaaaccctgcaCTATATTGTAG